From Oreochromis aureus strain Israel breed Guangdong linkage group 4, ZZ_aureus, whole genome shotgun sequence, a single genomic window includes:
- the znf653 gene encoding zinc finger protein 653, whose translation MAKMAHQLAEAEAPLDTNQAGEQGKGVLRRCRGRPRLTDSDRAQRRLESRKKYDVRRVYLGESHKLWSDLRRRTGLSDAGLAEHLILLNSTYGEKYQRKYCGKKITPEVSAKQKRGRKQCVSSLQSLVCWYQQHSRSCPHEPQLRALETQSNFSTSAVWQCEDNHSFVQYLFSPLGEASDSEHEEGVNRDSDEECAVKTDVSVAKSIVSRKRRKEAHTQFKDVGENVDVSEEHRETVSQVEEVVVPNPEASVVASSKDAPLTGQPMWEVEMVRQQGSLTAAFHSVPTEEEEETEDLRQAKDGGEEEHLREEEVRTVRHDYECVMTASLADELDKSDEDLVLSESLSGSVRLGAQTELSVPPTMQVQEQSELFEPQTLQTVVTGCEIPDQRTALEGSQLIIITGPSYEALASEGIQLNMGGGNVEEVTCTVIGGVTYNQVCTADSKIRTAEDEDSMTGLTDKQLLQPSVDTLELGSDRQLQRSLSRSKRSRRGPVIEADGMLKMFHCPYEGCSQVYVAISSFQNHVNLVHRKGRTKVCPHPGCGKKFYLSNHLHRHMIIHSGVRDFICETCGKSFKRKNHLEVHRRTHTGETPLQCEICGYQCRQRASLNWHMKKHTPEAHYNFTCEFCDKRFEKLDSVKFHKLKSHPDKQAT comes from the exons ATGGCCAAGATGGCGCATCAGCTGGCAGAAGCGGAGGCTCCCCTGGACACAAACCAAGCCGGGGAGCAAGGAAAGGGTGTTTTGAGGCGCTGTAGGGGGCGACCCAGGCTCACAGACTCCGACCGAGCGCAGAGGCGGCTTGAATCCAGAAAGAAGTACGATGTCAGGAGGGTGTACCTCGGAGAGTCGCACAAGCTGTGGAGTGATCTCCGCAGGCGGACCGGTCTGAGCGACGCCGGGCTGGCAGAACATCTCATCCTACTCAACTCCACTTATGGAGAAAAATACCAGCGGAAATACTGCGG GAAGAAGATTACCCCAGAAGTCTCGGCAAAACAGAAAAGAG GCAGGAAGCAATGTGTGTCCAGCCTCCAGAGCCTGGTGTGTTGGTACCAGCAGCACTCGCGCTCTTGCCCACACGAGCCCCAGCTCAGAGCTCTAGAGACCCAGTCCAACTTCTCCACCTCTGCAGTCTGGCAATGTGAAGACAACCACTCGTTCGTGCAATACCTCTTCTCACCTCTGGGGGAGGCAAGTGACTCTGAGCATGAGGAGGGAGTGAACAGGGACAGCGATGAAGAGTGTGCAGTCAAAACAGATGTGTCTGTAGCAAAAAGTATAGTGAGCCGGAAGAGAAGGAAGGAGGCTCACACACAGTTTAAAG ATGTGGGAGAAAATGTGGATGTTTCTGAGGAACATCGGGAAACTGTAAGCCAGGTAGAAGAGGTTGTAGTTCCGAACCCTGAGGCCAGCGTAGTGGCGTCTTCCAAGGATGCTCCGCTGACAGGACAGCCTATGTGGGAAGTGGAGATGGTGCGACAGCAAGGCTCCCTCACAGCGGCTTTTCACTCCGTccccacagaggaagaggaggagactgAAGATCTGAGGCAAGCTAAGGATGGAGGGGAAGAGGAACACCTCAGAGAAGAGGAAGTCAGGACTGTTAGGCACGATTATGAGTGCGTTATGACAGCATCCTTAGCTGATGAACTTGACAAGTCTGATGAGGACCTGGTGCTGTCGGAGAGCCTGAGTGGCTCAGTGCGCCTGGGTGCTCAGACAGAACTGTCAGTCCCACCAACCATGCAAGTCCAAGAGCAGAGCGAACTGTTTGAGCCTCAGACTCTGCAAACGGTGGTGACCGGCTGTGAGATTCCTGACCAGAGGACGGCTTTGGAGGGCTCACAG TTAATTATCATCACTGGCCCCAGCTATGAAGCCCTGGCATCCGAGGGAATCCAACTCAACATGGGAGGAGGAAATGTGGAGGAAGTCACCTGCACTGTCATCGGGGGCGTCACCTACAACCAGGTGTGCACGGCTGACTCGAAAATCAGAACAGCAGAGGATGAGGACTCCATGACAG GTTTGACTGACAAACAACTGCTGCAGCCCAGTGTTGACACTTTGGAGCTGGGCAGTGACAGACAGCTGCAGAGGAGTCTGAGCAG GTCAAAGAGAAGCAGACGAGGCCCGGTGATCGAGGCTGATGGGATGCTTAAGATGTTCCACTGTCCGTACGAGGGCTGCAGTCAAGTCTATGTAGCAATCAGCAGCTTTCAG AATCACGTGAACCTAGTTCACAGGAAAGGAAGGACAAAGGTTTGCCCCCACCCTGGCTGTGGAAAAAAATTCTACCTGTCGAACCATCTGCATCGCCACATGATCATCCATTCAG GCGTTAGAGATTTTATCTGTGAGACTTGTGGAAAGTCATTTAAACGCAAAAATCACCTGGAGGTTCACAGGCGGACCCACACAGGAGAAACACCACTCCA
- the tmem205 gene encoding transmembrane protein 205 yields MVTEGEPTDFVKVLHLLVLSFTWGMQLWVSFIAGFVLIRQVTRHTFGLVQSKLFPVYFYCVLGSNFVSLAVYAVYHPRELLDWHESVQMLLFFVALITAGLNAQWFGPETTELMFLMREVEKEHNLGEEIGLGSQKEAYAKLKEQDPKYKAYRSKFGSYHGLSSLCNLIGFLCTTTNLVYTALNLATI; encoded by the exons ATGGTGACGGAGGGGGAGCCAACAGATTTTGTCAAAGTGTTGCACCTCCTGGTTCTCTCTTTCACCTGGGGCATGCAGCTCTGGGTTTCCTTCATTGCAG GCTTTGTGTTGATTCGGCAGGTAACTCGGCACACCTTCGGCCTGGTGCAGAGTAAGCTTTTCCCGGTGTACTTCTACTGTGTGCTGGGAAGTAACTTTGTCAGCCTGGCTGTGTATGCTGTGTACCACCCCAGAGAGTTGCTGGACTGGCATGAAAGTGTACAG ATGCTTCTGTTCTTCGTGGCGCTGATCACTGCAGGTCTGAACGCCCAGTGGTTTGGCCCAGAGACCACTGAGCTGATGTTCCTGATGAGGGAGGTAGAGAAGGAGCACAACCTTGGGGAAGAGATCGGCCTGGGCAGCCAGAAAGAGGCTTACGCCAAGCTCAAAGAGCAGGATCCCAAGTACAAAGCCTACAGGAGCAAGTTTGGCAGTTACCATGGGTTGTCCAGCCTCTGCAACCTGATAGGATTCCTCTGCACCACGACTAATTTGGTCTACACAGCTTTGAATTTAGCCACCATTTAA
- the rab3db gene encoding RAB3D, member RAS oncogene family, b isoform X1 — translation MLQMASTESRLQQQPSQKDAADQNFDYMFKLLIIGNSSVGKTSFLFRYADDSFTSAFVSTVGIDFKVKTVFRNDKRIKLQIWDTAGQERYRTITTAYYRGAMGFLLMYDITNQDSFNAVQDWATQIKTYSWDNAQVILVGNKCDLEDDRLIPTEDGQRLAEELGFQFFEASAKDNINVKQVFERLVDVICEKMNESMEGDANLIANHSNQGLKDSPSESHGGCAC, via the exons ATGCTCCAGATGGCATCAACTGAGTCGCGGCTCCAGCAGCAGCCCTCGCAGAAGGATGCGGCCGACCAGAACTTTGACTACATGTTCAAGCTGCTGATCATTGGCAACAGCAGCGTGGGGAAAACTTCCTTCTTGTTCCGCTATGCGGACGACTCCTTCACCTCCGCTTTCGTCAGCACCGTGGGCATCGACTTCAAGGTCAAGACTGTCTTCCGCAATGACAAGAGGATCAAGTTGCAGATCTGG GACACGGCAGGGCAAGAACGCTATCGTACCATCACCACAGCCTACTACAGAGGAGCCATGGGCTTCCTGCTCATGTATGATATCACTAACCAGGACTCCTTCAACGCAGTTCAGGACTG ggcAACACAAATCAAGACATACTCGTGGGACAATGCTCAGGTGATCCTGGTTGGTAACAAGTGTGACCTGGAGGATGACAGGCTTATACCCACAGAGGATGGCCAGCGACTGGCTGAGGAGCTAG GTTTTCAGTTCTTTGAGGCCAGTGCCAAGGACAACATCAACGTCAAGCAGGTGTTTGAGCGTCTAGTGGATGTTATCTGTGAGAAGATGAACGAGAGCATGGAAGGAGATGCCAACCTCATAGCCAACCACAGCAACCAGGGCCTTAAAGACTCACCTTCAGAGAGCCACGGAGGCTGTGCTTGCTAA
- the swsap1 gene encoding ATPase SWSAP1: MADILTLVFRTFMSQSGLKKDVKVITPSPTTCSTLVVGDHSLSRSVLLLASVTAAAEMGIKVMFFTQTQIQSLPVSLQRCVPNLSPESLKKIKFCYPRTVEELLQQVASLHEPTNTSPTPPSLIIVDRLESFLSGPGGGSQSGFHPEEKSCAAHIAALLCDTAAFLTQVLEQRGSSSAPCRIIASFLPEVNAGGDPSATDPILDVLDRYFQVRCTLDQDRGYEATAAAVQEVWHVYLSGRGITDPSFTEDYNDRPGVAQEWKLFIFPDGLMEFKLV; the protein is encoded by the exons ATGGCTGATATTTTGACGCTCGTTTTTCGGACTTTTATGTCACAATCCGGTTTAAAGAAGGACGTCAAAGTTATTACTCCGTCACCAACGACTTGCAGCACCCTGGTGGTCGGAGACCACAGCCTCAGCCGCTCCGTGCTGCTTTTGGCTTCCGTGACAGCTGCCGCGGAGATGGGCATAAAAGTGATGTTCTTCACCCAGACTCAGATCCAGAGCCTTCCAGTGTCTCTGCAGAGATGTGTTCCCAACCTGAGCCCAGAAAGTCTAAAG AAAATCAAGTTTTGCTATCCCAGGACAGTGGAGGAACTCCTCCAGCAGGTGGCCAGCCTTCATGAGCCTACCAACACGTCCCCCACACCTCCTTCACTCATCATAGTTGACAGACTGGAGAGCTTCCTGTCTGGTCCTGGGGGCGGCAGCCAAAGTGGATTTCACCCTGAGGAGAAGTCTTGCGCTGCACACATTGCTGCACTGCTGTGTGACACTGCTGCCTTTCTCACGCAAGTCCTGGAACAGCGGGGTTCAAGTTCAGCCCCCTGCCGCATTATTGCCTCTTTCTTGCCTGAGGTGAACGCCGGTGGGGATCCATCTGCAACCGATCCTATCCTTGATGTACTTGACCGCTATTTCCAGGTACGCTGTACTCTGGACCAGGACAGAGGCTATGAAGCTACAGCAGCTGCAGTACAGGAAGTGTGGCACGTTTACCTTTCCGGGAGAGGAATCACAGACCCTTCTTTTACTGAAGACTATAACGACAGGCCAGGTGTAGCCCAAGAGTGGAAGCTCTTCATTTTTCCTGATGGTTTAATGGAGTTTAAGTTGGTCTGA
- the rab3db gene encoding RAB3D, member RAS oncogene family, b isoform X2: MASTESRLQQQPSQKDAADQNFDYMFKLLIIGNSSVGKTSFLFRYADDSFTSAFVSTVGIDFKVKTVFRNDKRIKLQIWDTAGQERYRTITTAYYRGAMGFLLMYDITNQDSFNAVQDWATQIKTYSWDNAQVILVGNKCDLEDDRLIPTEDGQRLAEELGFQFFEASAKDNINVKQVFERLVDVICEKMNESMEGDANLIANHSNQGLKDSPSESHGGCAC; this comes from the exons ATGGCATCAACTGAGTCGCGGCTCCAGCAGCAGCCCTCGCAGAAGGATGCGGCCGACCAGAACTTTGACTACATGTTCAAGCTGCTGATCATTGGCAACAGCAGCGTGGGGAAAACTTCCTTCTTGTTCCGCTATGCGGACGACTCCTTCACCTCCGCTTTCGTCAGCACCGTGGGCATCGACTTCAAGGTCAAGACTGTCTTCCGCAATGACAAGAGGATCAAGTTGCAGATCTGG GACACGGCAGGGCAAGAACGCTATCGTACCATCACCACAGCCTACTACAGAGGAGCCATGGGCTTCCTGCTCATGTATGATATCACTAACCAGGACTCCTTCAACGCAGTTCAGGACTG ggcAACACAAATCAAGACATACTCGTGGGACAATGCTCAGGTGATCCTGGTTGGTAACAAGTGTGACCTGGAGGATGACAGGCTTATACCCACAGAGGATGGCCAGCGACTGGCTGAGGAGCTAG GTTTTCAGTTCTTTGAGGCCAGTGCCAAGGACAACATCAACGTCAAGCAGGTGTTTGAGCGTCTAGTGGATGTTATCTGTGAGAAGATGAACGAGAGCATGGAAGGAGATGCCAACCTCATAGCCAACCACAGCAACCAGGGCCTTAAAGACTCACCTTCAGAGAGCCACGGAGGCTGTGCTTGCTAA
- the epor gene encoding erythropoietin receptor: MTCEILSRLLALCAVACVARAGSTLQDARDFEEKVSILLKEESETPKCFAEGRKDFTCFWEEDEERAGSVDQYSFTYSYQNENSSRCPLRAVPTAGGKMLFVCHLNRIPMFVQMDIQVHREGILIHNRSLLIELVFLLDPPANVTVSSTGQQGQLNVTWVPPPLKYMDDSMMYEVFYSLADSHIGKVEVARARSEYILRGLQSSRKYKVQVRVKLDGVSYNGYWSAWSDPVFMETLPAEFDPLIISLTLIISFIFIVLCLAMLLSHHRFLIKKIWPAIPTPDSKFQGLFTIYGGNFQEWLGQTNGSLWLTPAFIYSEECPSPLEVLSELSLCPSMPSPPLPPKASRALSAVRNEGRELRNGLEERALLVRDNLDGETDGERAAPHHHLLLDRLRALHQHQVPCSQSSLLESQDTYVTLSANNNSDDERVDRNLEEALPLEAPFPSGNTALCESHSDLGSAPQSSGSGCISSQSSFEYPNHAWMAKGPGYTYMAVADSGVSMDYSPMSRVDENGKVPVYTNEYKNAIPAHRKPFLVRQYPVHDDG; encoded by the exons ATGACATGTGAGATTCTGAGTAGACTGTTGGCACTTTGCGCAGTAGCCTGCGTCGCGCGAGCGGGTTCCACCCTCCAAGACGCACGAGATTTCGAGGAGAAAG TGTCCATTCTCCTGAAAGAAGAATCAGAAACCCCCAAATGCTTTGCTGAAGGGAGGAAGGACTTCACGTGCTTCTgggaggaagatgaggagagAGCTGGCTCTGTGGATCAGTATTCCTTTACATATAGCTACCA aaatgaaaacagcagcaggtgCCCCCTCAGAGCCGTCCCTACAGCAGGTGGGAAAATGCTGTTTGTCTGTCATCTGAACCGAATTCCGATGTTTGTCCAAATGGACATCCAAGTTCATCGGGAGGGAATACTGATACACAATCGCAGCCTCCTCATCGAACTCGTCT TTCTTCTGGACCCTCCTGCTAATGTAACGGTGAGCAGCACGGGTCAGCAAGGCCAGCTGAATGTCACCTGGGTGCCACCTCCTCTGAAGTATATGGATGACAGCATGATGTATGAGGTCTTCTATTCTCTGGCTGACAGCCACATCGGGAAG GTTGAAGTGGCCCGGGCACGTTCAGAATATATTTTGAGAGGCCTGCAGTCCAGTAGAAAGTACAAGGTTCAAGTCCGTGTAAAACTGGATGGAGTTAGCTACAATGGCTACTGGAGTGCTTGGAGTGACCCAGTGTTCATGGAAACTCTTCCTGCAG AATTTGATCCGCTCATCATCTCCCTGACGCTCATCATCTCTTTCATCTTCATTGTCCTGTGTCTTGCTATGCTCCTGTCCCATCATAG GTTCCTTATAAAGAAGATTTGGCCAGCTATTCCAACTCCTGACAGCAAATTTCAGGGGCTTTTTACCATTTATGGTGGGAACTTTCAG GAGTGGTTAGGACAAACCAACGGAAGTTTGTGGTTGACGCCAGCTTTCATCTACTCAGAAGAATGCCCCTCTCCTCTGGAAGTACTCTCAGAACTGAGCCTATGCCCCTCAATGCCCTCCCCGCCTCTGCCACCCAAGGCCTCTAGAGCTTTGAGTGCAGTCAGGAATGAAGGCAGGGAATTGAGAAATGGGCTTGAAGAGAGAGCACTGTTGGTCAGAGACAATTTAGATGGCGAGACAGATGGGGAAAGAGCCGCACCGCACCACCACTTGTTATTGGACCGCTTGCGGGCACTCCATCAGCACCAGGTTCCCTGCTCGCAGTCTTCTCTGCTGGAGTCTCAAGACACCTACGTCACCCTCAGTGCCAACAACAACAGTGACGATGAGCGCGTGGATAGAAACCTCGAGGAAGCCTTGCCCCTTGAGGCTCCTTTTCCCTCTGGaaatacagctttgtgtgaatCTCACTCTGACCTGGGATCAGCGCCTCAAAGCTCTGGATCAGGTTGCATTTCTTCCCAGTCCAGTTTTGAGTACCCAAACCATGCCTGGATGGCCAAAGGCCCCGGGTATACCTACATGGCAGTGGCAGACTCTGGGGTCTCAATGGACTATAGCCCCATGAGCAGAGTTGATGAAAATGGAAAAGTGCCTGTCTACACCAACGAGTACAAGAATGCGATCCCTGCTCACAGGAAACCCTTCTTGGTGAGGCAGTACCCTGTCCATGATGATGGCTGA